One segment of Nostoc piscinale CENA21 DNA contains the following:
- a CDS encoding RNaseH domain-containing protein, protein MSDRQENTKRTQSKIKLSGTELVQFVARIVTKHLDRPTIVLIEADGWRNERGEDNDGSVWFQLKNEYLLAKRNVLDFRHVPGHTCEYSRENKQLENLLAVIRVRTGKETPQYITNRETWNKDFPARDFQNLSGFYDKSVPELLHYFSVGKLPKTQKKQDEMPIPELYKLGYQEDKFGANFPFKHQHLVEIVPFFVRPDFQQEEALKALCRVPHYLRCSPAWSMGNIVLSYPMHLGQEVIEDHLCVLGVNLQI, encoded by the coding sequence TTGAGCGATCGCCAAGAAAATACAAAACGCACTCAAAGTAAAATCAAGTTGAGCGGCACGGAATTAGTACAGTTTGTTGCACGCATAGTAACCAAACATTTAGACCGACCAACTATTGTTTTAATCGAAGCCGACGGGTGGCGTAACGAACGTGGCGAAGATAATGATGGCTCAGTCTGGTTTCAGTTGAAAAATGAGTACCTGCTGGCAAAACGCAACGTTCTAGACTTTCGCCATGTTCCTGGTCACACTTGCGAGTACAGCCGTGAGAATAAGCAACTAGAGAACTTGCTAGCAGTAATTCGGGTTCGCACTGGTAAAGAAACACCACAGTACATCACCAATCGAGAAACTTGGAACAAAGATTTTCCAGCGCGAGATTTCCAAAATCTAAGCGGTTTTTACGATAAGTCTGTGCCAGAACTACTGCATTACTTTTCTGTGGGAAAACTGCCAAAAACACAAAAGAAGCAAGATGAAATGCCAATACCCGAACTTTATAAACTCGGTTATCAAGAGGATAAATTCGGTGCTAACTTCCCATTCAAACATCAACATCTGGTGGAAATTGTACCGTTCTTTGTACGCCCAGATTTTCAACAAGAAGAAGCTTTAAAAGCACTATGTCGCGTTCCTCACTATTTAAGATGCTCACCTGCTTGGTCTATGGGAAATATCGTTTTGTCATACCCAATGCACTTAGGTCAGGAAGTTATAGAGGATCACTTGTGTGTACTTGGTGTAAATTTACAAATTTAA
- the prmA gene encoding 50S ribosomal protein L11 methyltransferase: protein MANTWWELQILCEPELEDSIFWRLEDFGSRGTASERKGNSSLVKAYLPQFQAQLLDLAALALRLRQDALCVGMSAPSLHWQLIDEEDWASSWKQYWQPQEIGDRFLINPAWLPTPENSDRLIILLDPGVAFGTGNHATTQLCLEALEMRLSEVPQSFVGNAEKEPVTIADIGCGSGILSVGAVLLGAEKVYAVDNDPLAVQSTFSNRTLNKISPERLIPAEGSVDVLSTIIDKPVDGIVCNILADVIIQLVPEMTAIAKPSTWAIFSGILIEQSKSVADALEKNGWVVAALWKKKEWCCLNARRS, encoded by the coding sequence ATGGCAAACACTTGGTGGGAACTGCAAATTTTATGTGAACCAGAGCTAGAAGATTCGATCTTTTGGCGACTGGAAGATTTTGGTAGCAGGGGAACAGCGAGCGAACGCAAAGGAAATTCTTCGTTAGTTAAGGCTTACTTACCGCAATTTCAAGCGCAGTTACTCGATTTGGCAGCATTGGCGCTGCGGTTGCGTCAAGATGCTTTGTGTGTGGGCATGTCTGCACCGAGCTTGCATTGGCAATTAATTGATGAAGAAGATTGGGCAAGTAGCTGGAAGCAATATTGGCAACCCCAGGAAATTGGCGATCGCTTTTTGATTAATCCCGCATGGCTACCAACACCAGAAAACTCAGACAGGTTAATAATTCTCCTTGATCCTGGTGTCGCGTTTGGGACAGGAAACCATGCCACAACTCAACTGTGCTTAGAAGCATTAGAAATGCGCTTGAGTGAAGTGCCGCAATCATTTGTGGGCAATGCAGAAAAAGAACCAGTCACAATTGCAGATATCGGTTGCGGTTCCGGTATTTTATCGGTCGGTGCAGTTTTGCTGGGAGCCGAAAAAGTTTATGCTGTGGATAATGATCCCTTGGCAGTGCAATCAACTTTTAGCAATCGTACCCTAAATAAGATTAGTCCAGAACGCTTGATTCCCGCCGAAGGTAGCGTAGATGTTTTAAGCACAATCATCGACAAGCCAGTAGACGGTATCGTTTGTAATATCTTGGCTGACGTAATTATTCAGTTGGTTCCCGAAATGACTGCGATCGCTAAACCCAGCACTTGGGCAATCTTTAGCGGCATTTTAATCGAACAATCTAAATCCGTAGCCGATGCCTTAGAAAAAAATGGTTGGGTAGTTGCAGCTTTATGGAAAAAGAAAGAATGGTGCTGTTTAAATGCACGGCGTTCTTGA
- the serA gene encoding phosphoglycerate dehydrogenase, with protein sequence MSKVLVSDPIDQAGIDILSQVATVDIKTGLKPAELIEIIGDYDALMIRSGTRVTEEIIEAGTQLKIIGRAGVGVDNVDVPAATRKGIVVVNSPEGNTIAAAEHALAMMLALSRHIPDANVSVKSGEWDRKTFVGAEVYKKTLGIVGLGKIGSHVASVAKAMGMKLLAYDPFISNERAEQIGCQLVELDLLFQQADYITLHIPKTPETTHLINAATLAKMKPTTRIINCARGGIIDEAALAAAIKEGKIAGAALDVFESEPLGESELRSLGKDIILTPHLGASTTEAQVNVAIDVAEQIRDVLLGLPARSAVNIPGLGPDVLEELKPYMQLAETLGNLVGQLAGGRVETLTVRLQGELATNKSQPLVVASLKGLLYQALRERVNYVNANIEAKERGIRVIETRDASVRDYAGSLRLEATGTLGTHSVTGALLGEKEIHLTDVDGFPINVPPSKHMLFTLHRDMPGIIGKLGSLLGSFNVNIASMQVGRKIVRGDAVMALSIDDPLPDGILAEITKVPGIRDAYTVTL encoded by the coding sequence ATGTCCAAGGTTCTCGTCTCTGATCCTATTGATCAAGCTGGGATTGACATTTTATCCCAAGTTGCCACAGTTGATATCAAAACTGGTTTAAAACCCGCAGAATTAATCGAAATTATTGGTGATTACGATGCGCTAATGATTCGTTCTGGTACCAGGGTAACAGAAGAAATTATTGAGGCTGGCACACAGTTAAAAATTATTGGTCGTGCTGGTGTAGGCGTAGATAATGTTGACGTGCCTGCTGCTACACGTAAAGGCATCGTTGTAGTTAATTCCCCGGAAGGAAATACGATCGCAGCAGCAGAACACGCATTAGCAATGATGTTGGCTTTGTCCCGCCACATTCCTGATGCTAATGTTTCGGTGAAAAGTGGAGAGTGGGATCGGAAAACTTTTGTCGGTGCGGAAGTTTACAAAAAAACACTCGGTATTGTGGGGTTAGGAAAAATTGGTTCCCACGTTGCGAGTGTGGCTAAAGCAATGGGAATGAAATTACTCGCCTATGATCCTTTCATCTCCAACGAAAGAGCAGAACAAATTGGCTGTCAGTTAGTAGAGTTGGATTTACTGTTCCAACAAGCAGACTACATCACACTCCACATTCCCAAAACCCCAGAAACTACCCATTTAATCAACGCCGCCACTTTGGCAAAAATGAAGCCGACAACGCGGATTATTAACTGTGCGCGTGGTGGGATTATTGATGAAGCAGCTTTAGCCGCAGCCATCAAAGAAGGTAAAATAGCTGGGGCAGCCTTGGATGTGTTCGAGTCAGAACCTTTAGGTGAATCGGAATTGCGATCGCTCGGTAAAGATATCATCCTCACCCCCCACTTGGGAGCCTCCACCACAGAAGCGCAAGTTAACGTCGCCATTGATGTTGCAGAACAAATCCGCGATGTTTTATTAGGACTCCCCGCCCGTTCCGCCGTCAACATTCCAGGACTCGGCCCCGATGTTTTAGAAGAACTCAAGCCTTACATGCAACTGGCTGAAACCTTGGGTAACTTGGTTGGTCAGTTAGCTGGCGGTCGCGTCGAAACACTCACAGTCAGACTCCAAGGAGAACTAGCAACGAATAAGAGTCAGCCCTTAGTAGTTGCATCCCTCAAAGGTCTACTTTATCAAGCTCTGCGGGAACGAGTGAATTACGTCAACGCCAACATCGAAGCCAAAGAACGGGGAATTCGCGTCATTGAAACCAGGGATGCTTCAGTGCGCGACTATGCTGGTTCTTTACGTTTAGAAGCCACAGGTACTTTAGGGACTCACTCAGTGACAGGTGCTTTGTTGGGTGAAAAAGAAATTCACTTAACAGACGTTGATGGTTTTCCCATTAACGTCCCCCCCAGCAAACACATGCTGTTTACCCTACACCGCGATATGCCAGGAATTATCGGTAAACTCGGTTCTCTCCTGGGCAGTTTTAACGTCAACATTGCTAGTATGCAGGTAGGGCGGAAAATTGTCCGTGGTGACGCGGTAATGGCTTTGAGTATCGATGATCCCTTACCCGATGGCATTTTGGCGGAAATCACCAAAGTACCAGGGATTCGTGACGCATATACAGTAACTTTATAA
- a CDS encoding Uma2 family endonuclease, whose amino-acid sequence MLEYNLPRYLPSAEELPDSDETPVDNELQELIPGLLKAMLLILWSERMDWFFGVDMGIYYHPDEPPIVPDGFLSLGVERFYDEELRPSYVLWDENVLPTLVLEVVSPNYRKEYSDKLKEYEALGVLYYVIYSSRRRRKPRLEVHKLVNGKYELQSGNPVWLAEIGLGIGCERGNYCGVTREWLYWYDEAGNRYPTPAEQIKQAQLRAELAEQQVRQEAQRAQQEAQRAQKLAEQLRALGIDPDTLD is encoded by the coding sequence ATGTTAGAGTACAACTTGCCGAGGTATTTGCCTTCTGCTGAGGAACTACCAGACTCTGATGAGACACCAGTGGATAATGAACTGCAAGAATTAATACCAGGGTTACTCAAAGCCATGCTGTTAATACTTTGGTCAGAACGCATGGACTGGTTTTTTGGCGTAGATATGGGTATTTATTATCACCCTGATGAACCGCCAATTGTCCCTGATGGTTTTTTAAGTTTGGGCGTAGAACGGTTCTATGATGAAGAATTACGTCCGAGTTATGTGTTGTGGGATGAAAATGTTCTGCCAACTTTGGTGTTAGAAGTAGTTTCGCCGAACTATCGCAAAGAATACAGCGACAAGTTAAAAGAATATGAGGCTTTAGGTGTACTTTATTATGTGATTTATTCTTCTCGTCGTCGCCGCAAACCTCGCTTAGAAGTGCATAAGTTAGTAAATGGTAAATATGAATTACAATCAGGCAATCCTGTGTGGTTAGCAGAAATTGGCTTGGGAATTGGTTGTGAAAGAGGAAATTACTGCGGTGTCACTAGAGAATGGCTTTATTGGTATGACGAAGCTGGAAACAGATATCCCACACCCGCAGAACAAATTAAACAAGCACAACTACGGGCTGAGTTAGCAGAACAACAAGTTCGACAAGAAGCACAACGCGCCCAGCAAGAAGCACAACGCGCCCAAAAATTGGCGGAACAATTGAGAGCTTTGGGTATAGATCCAGATACTCTTGATTAA
- a CDS encoding IscS subfamily cysteine desulfurase, with protein sequence MSHRPIYLDCHATTPVDERVLAAMLPYFTEKFGNPASINHVYGWEAEAAVKQTRESLAAAINATPEEIVFTSGATEANNLAIKGIAEAYFQKGQHIITVATEHKAVLDPCEYLKSLGFEITILPVQQDGLIDLNQLETACRPETILVSVMAANNEIGVLQPLAEIGKICRDRNIIFHTDAAQAIGKIPLDVQAMNIDLMSLTAHKVYGPKGIGALYVRRRNPRVQLAPQQHGGGHERGMRSGTLYTPQIVGFGKAIELALAEQATETARLTQLRQSLWTQLSQLEGIHLNGHQTQRLAGNLNISVEGVDGAALSLGLQPVMAVSSGSACSSAVIAPSHVLTALGNSEQLAYASVRFGIGRFNTTEEIDIVAKSAIATIQSLRKQKTLV encoded by the coding sequence ATGTCTCATCGTCCGATTTATCTTGATTGTCATGCGACTACACCAGTAGATGAAAGAGTGTTAGCAGCAATGTTGCCTTATTTCACCGAAAAGTTTGGCAATCCTGCTAGTATTAACCATGTTTATGGTTGGGAAGCAGAAGCGGCTGTGAAACAAACGCGAGAAAGTTTAGCAGCAGCAATTAACGCCACACCCGAAGAAATTGTATTTACTAGTGGTGCAACAGAAGCGAATAATTTAGCCATTAAAGGTATTGCTGAGGCTTATTTTCAAAAAGGTCAGCATATTATTACTGTAGCGACCGAACATAAAGCAGTTTTAGACCCTTGTGAGTATCTGAAAAGTCTGGGGTTTGAAATTACAATCTTGCCAGTACAACAAGATGGACTGATTGATTTAAACCAATTAGAAACAGCCTGTCGTCCAGAAACAATTTTAGTATCGGTGATGGCGGCGAATAACGAAATTGGCGTGTTGCAGCCACTAGCAGAGATTGGGAAAATATGCCGCGATCGCAATATTATTTTTCATACTGATGCTGCCCAAGCTATTGGTAAAATCCCCTTAGATGTGCAGGCAATGAACATCGATTTAATGTCGTTGACTGCTCATAAAGTATACGGGCCAAAGGGTATCGGTGCATTATATGTCCGTAGGCGCAACCCCAGAGTGCAACTTGCACCCCAACAGCATGGCGGTGGGCATGAACGGGGAATGCGTTCAGGAACTTTGTACACACCGCAAATAGTTGGTTTTGGCAAAGCTATAGAACTGGCTTTAGCAGAACAAGCAACGGAAACTGCACGTCTGACTCAACTCAGACAAAGTTTGTGGACACAATTATCACAGTTAGAAGGAATACACCTCAACGGACACCAGACGCAGCGACTAGCGGGAAACTTAAATATCAGCGTTGAGGGAGTCGATGGTGCTGCACTTTCTCTAGGACTGCAACCTGTGATGGCGGTATCTTCTGGTTCTGCTTGTTCATCGGCTGTTATCGCACCTTCCCATGTTCTCACAGCCTTGGGCAATTCTGAACAACTAGCTTACGCTTCCGTGCGGTTTGGTATTGGCAGATTTAACACTACTGAAGAAATTGATATAGTAGCAAAATCTGCGATCGCTACCATTCAAAGTTTACGTAAGCAAAAAACTTTAGTATAA
- a CDS encoding carboxymuconolactone decarboxylase family protein, which yields MTKLIEYEEASAEVRAVYDDIRATRKTDYINNFWKALANHPPTLQRTWQTIKEVMTGPGELDPLVRELIYIAVSVTNGCDYCISSHTAAARAKGMNDAMFGELLAIVGTANMTNRLANGYKIPVDEQFQS from the coding sequence ATGACTAAGCTCATCGAATATGAAGAAGCTAGCGCAGAAGTTCGCGCAGTCTATGATGATATTCGTGCAACACGAAAAACAGATTACATTAATAATTTTTGGAAAGCTTTAGCTAATCATCCGCCGACTCTGCAACGCACTTGGCAAACAATTAAGGAAGTGATGACTGGCCCTGGTGAACTTGATCCACTTGTGCGGGAGTTGATTTATATTGCTGTGAGTGTGACGAATGGCTGTGATTACTGTATATCGTCCCATACAGCTGCTGCCCGTGCTAAAGGGATGAATGATGCTATGTTTGGCGAACTGCTGGCGATTGTTGGAACTGCAAATATGACTAATCGTTTGGCTAATGGTTATAAAATTCCAGTGGATGAGCAATTTCAGTCATAA
- a CDS encoding sulfate/molybdate ABC transporter ATP-binding protein, with protein MGIVVENVSKNFGSFKAVDQVDLTVKSGSLVALLGPSGSGKSTLLRLIAGLEMPDSGKILLTGKDATYQSVQERNIGFVFQHYALFKHMTVRQNIAFGLEIRNAPAKKIKGRVEQLLELVQLGGLGDRYPSQLSGGQRQRVALARALAVEPEVLLLDEPFGALDAKVRKDLRAWLRRLHDEVHVTTVFVTHDQEEAMEVSDEVVVMNKGRVEQVGTPAEIYDNPASAFVMSFIGPVNVLPNTSRIFQSVGFDAAYPEVFLRPQDVIIEKQANGATASAKVSRLIHLGWEIQVELTLDDGQVVTAHLTRDRFNELELEPQQRVYVKPKDAKSFPVYYSI; from the coding sequence GTGGGCATAGTAGTTGAGAATGTATCCAAAAATTTTGGCAGTTTTAAGGCAGTTGACCAAGTTGATTTGACAGTTAAGAGTGGTTCACTGGTGGCGTTGCTTGGGCCATCTGGTTCTGGTAAATCTACTTTACTGAGGCTAATTGCTGGTTTAGAAATGCCAGATAGTGGCAAAATCCTGCTCACTGGAAAAGATGCTACTTATCAAAGTGTACAAGAACGAAATATTGGGTTTGTATTTCAGCATTATGCTTTGTTCAAGCACATGACTGTGCGGCAAAATATTGCTTTTGGTTTAGAAATTCGCAACGCCCCAGCCAAAAAAATTAAAGGGCGGGTAGAACAGTTACTAGAGCTAGTACAATTGGGTGGATTAGGCGATCGCTATCCTTCACAGTTATCTGGTGGTCAAAGACAACGGGTAGCATTAGCGAGAGCTTTGGCAGTCGAACCAGAGGTGTTATTGTTAGATGAACCCTTTGGTGCATTAGATGCCAAAGTGCGGAAAGATTTACGGGCATGGTTACGCCGCCTCCATGATGAAGTGCATGTTACCACTGTTTTTGTCACCCACGACCAAGAAGAAGCAATGGAAGTGTCGGATGAGGTCGTAGTCATGAACAAAGGACGGGTGGAACAGGTAGGTACACCAGCAGAGATTTACGACAATCCCGCTTCCGCATTTGTGATGAGTTTTATCGGCCCAGTGAATGTTTTACCCAACACTTCCAGAATTTTCCAAAGTGTTGGGTTTGATGCTGCATACCCAGAAGTATTTTTGCGTCCCCAAGATGTAATTATCGAAAAACAAGCCAACGGTGCAACGGCATCTGCCAAAGTTAGCCGCTTAATTCATCTGGGTTGGGAAATTCAGGTAGAATTGACTTTGGATGATGGACAAGTGGTAACAGCTCATCTCACACGCGATCGCTTCAACGAATTAGAGTTAGAACCACAACAACGAGTTTACGTCAAGCCCAAAGATGCCAAATCCTTTCCTGTATATTACTCAATATAA
- the yidD gene encoding membrane protein insertion efficiency factor YidD, producing the protein MEISLLDSLTRRVSVSVITGYQKHISPHKGFACAHRILYGGESCSQYIKRVIAKEGLRVAFIKSRTRFQACKQANLILRSQLDDSEDLESKDEANTRQPKKDNGSNNCQSSNTSCSSSDSTYCVDCADLSCNCADMANILSDCDFFHCHAVDCSGTDCGFLDCGSCGN; encoded by the coding sequence ATGGAAATTTCTTTACTAGACTCTCTCACTCGAAGAGTTAGCGTTAGCGTGATTACTGGATATCAAAAGCATATTTCCCCCCATAAAGGTTTTGCTTGCGCCCATAGGATTTTATATGGTGGTGAATCTTGTTCCCAGTACATCAAGCGTGTGATTGCCAAAGAAGGTTTAAGAGTGGCGTTCATCAAGTCCCGCACAAGATTTCAAGCTTGCAAACAAGCTAACTTAATTCTGCGTTCCCAATTGGATGATTCTGAAGATTTAGAATCAAAAGATGAAGCAAATACACGGCAACCAAAAAAAGATAATGGCAGTAATAATTGTCAATCTTCCAATACAAGCTGTAGCAGTAGTGATAGTACTTACTGTGTAGATTGTGCAGATTTAAGTTGCAATTGTGCTGATATGGCTAATATCTTGAGTGATTGTGATTTCTTTCATTGTCATGCTGTAGATTGTAGTGGGACTGATTGTGGCTTTCTTGATTGTGGTAGTTGTGGTAATTAA
- a CDS encoding response regulator transcription factor: MPRILVIDDDPAISELVAVNLEMAGYDVSQAEDGIKGQALALQLQPDLIMLDLMLPRVDGFTVCQRLRRDERTAEIPVLMLTALSQTQDKVEGFNAGADDYLTKPFEVEEMLARVRALLRRTDRIPQAAKHSEILNYGPLTLVPERFEAIWFSETVKLTHLEFELLHCLLQRHGQTVSPSEILREVWGYDPDDDIETIRVHIRHLRTKLEPDPRHPRYIKTVYGAGYCLELPSLPASAEGASA, from the coding sequence ATGCCGAGGATTCTAGTCATAGACGATGACCCAGCAATTTCCGAGCTTGTTGCCGTCAATTTAGAAATGGCTGGCTACGATGTCAGTCAAGCTGAAGATGGCATCAAAGGTCAAGCGTTAGCTCTCCAGCTACAACCAGACTTGATCATGCTCGATCTCATGCTGCCCAGAGTAGATGGATTTACAGTTTGTCAACGCCTTCGTCGGGATGAACGCACTGCGGAAATTCCCGTTTTGATGCTGACCGCCTTAAGTCAGACTCAAGACAAAGTGGAAGGCTTTAACGCCGGCGCAGACGACTATCTCACCAAACCTTTTGAAGTTGAAGAAATGCTGGCGCGGGTAAGAGCTTTGTTGCGGCGCACTGACCGCATTCCCCAAGCCGCCAAGCACAGCGAAATTCTCAACTACGGCCCCTTAACCTTGGTTCCTGAGAGGTTTGAGGCGATATGGTTCAGTGAGACAGTGAAACTCACCCATTTGGAATTTGAGTTACTCCACTGTTTGTTGCAACGCCACGGACAGACAGTTTCTCCTAGCGAAATTCTGCGCGAAGTTTGGGGTTACGATCCTGACGATGACATTGAGACAATTCGAGTTCATATTCGTCATTTAAGAACTAAACTCGAACCCGATCCTCGTCATCCTCGCTACATCAAAACTGTATACGGTGCAGGATATTGTCTAGAATTACCCAGTCTGCCTGCATCAGCTGAAGGCGCTTCTGCATAA
- a CDS encoding YheT family hydrolase, with the protein MMCYPPYNPAKFLQNGVAMTVYTAFWGKRYWESTVSQPEPPYHKTILMGGQGVPIFTWVAIPENAHSTIIATYGITGELDQEWSLRLLGRKAYSQGYAVVLFDWRAHGKTAELSPTLTSDGLYEGEDFVRLAAAAAAMGCPRKFWFMGFSLGGQLALWGIKTAAELTQGNENLGIEYSDIGGGAVICPSLDSLRSLTYLTKDRFGRLIEASIVRELKKLAWRIHDAHPGTIDPQAIERTNTIWDFDHELVIERLGFPSVEAYYKASSALQLLPELQKPTLIIYAADDPLFHPDIVPELKAACKQNSALDLLLTRYGGHVGYLSSKECQSQAQDPDPWWAWNRILQWLEHQNTAVV; encoded by the coding sequence ATGATGTGTTACCCGCCCTACAATCCAGCTAAGTTTTTACAAAATGGTGTAGCAATGACTGTTTACACTGCTTTTTGGGGAAAACGTTACTGGGAAAGTACAGTTTCTCAACCAGAGCCGCCCTATCATAAAACAATATTGATGGGTGGACAAGGTGTGCCGATTTTTACTTGGGTAGCTATTCCCGAAAATGCCCACAGTACAATCATTGCCACCTATGGAATTACAGGCGAATTAGACCAAGAATGGTCTTTGCGGTTATTAGGACGCAAAGCATACTCTCAAGGCTACGCTGTGGTGTTATTTGATTGGCGGGCGCACGGTAAAACGGCAGAATTATCACCAACTTTAACCTCTGATGGATTGTATGAGGGCGAAGATTTTGTACGCTTGGCGGCGGCGGCGGCGGCGATGGGATGTCCCAGGAAATTTTGGTTTATGGGGTTTTCTTTGGGGGGACAATTAGCCCTGTGGGGAATCAAAACAGCTGCGGAGTTAACCCAGGGTAATGAAAATTTGGGTATCGAATACAGCGATATTGGTGGCGGTGCAGTGATTTGTCCGAGTTTGGATTCGTTGCGATCGCTCACCTATCTCACCAAAGACCGTTTTGGTAGACTCATAGAAGCTAGTATTGTGCGTGAGTTAAAGAAACTCGCTTGGCGAATCCATGATGCTCATCCTGGAACTATTGACCCCCAAGCCATAGAAAGAACAAACACCATTTGGGATTTTGACCACGAACTAGTAATTGAAAGGCTGGGTTTTCCTAGTGTAGAGGCATACTACAAAGCCAGCAGCGCCCTCCAACTGTTACCAGAACTCCAAAAACCAACTTTAATTATCTACGCTGCCGATGATCCTTTATTTCATCCAGATATCGTCCCCGAATTAAAAGCCGCCTGTAAGCAGAATTCCGCCCTAGATTTGCTACTCACCCGTTATGGAGGTCATGTCGGCTATTTAAGTAGCAAAGAGTGTCAGTCCCAGGCGCAAGACCCTGATCCTTGGTGGGCTTGGAATCGGATTTTGCAATGGTTAGAACACCAAAATACTGCTGTTGTTTAG
- a CDS encoding PEP-CTERM sorting domain-containing protein, translated as MNRFFTQIKATVAVVTVTSLATVINVPQADAASFDLSWLGGQGYSASGRFSFDDSFLGSVVTRDQLSDFTISFFDPAGTLLQSFDYDFPNPNSSFNFNFDTVSRTVLQTGNFDTPNGFDLGIDFATEVTGLSFYTFLDPDQGLPNATIFLKDDLSPEVCSTFPNCRVDVGGQLTATAVPEPSAILGLLVAGSLGRFLKKKQASI; from the coding sequence ATGAACAGATTTTTTACCCAAATTAAAGCTACAGTAGCTGTAGTTACTGTCACATCTTTAGCGACTGTCATCAATGTTCCCCAAGCTGATGCAGCTTCTTTTGACTTATCTTGGTTGGGAGGACAAGGTTATTCAGCTAGCGGTAGATTTTCCTTTGACGATAGTTTCTTAGGCAGCGTTGTCACCAGAGATCAGCTGAGTGATTTCACAATCTCCTTTTTTGACCCAGCCGGAACTTTATTACAAAGTTTCGATTATGATTTTCCCAATCCCAACAGTAGCTTTAACTTCAACTTTGATACTGTTTCTCGCACTGTTTTGCAAACAGGTAACTTTGATACGCCCAACGGCTTTGATTTAGGAATTGACTTTGCTACAGAAGTGACTGGGTTATCTTTTTATACATTTTTAGATCCTGACCAGGGATTACCAAACGCTACGATATTTTTAAAGGATGACCTGTCACCAGAAGTCTGTAGTACATTCCCCAACTGTCGAGTAGATGTTGGTGGTCAGTTAACAGCCACAGCCGTTCCAGAACCAAGTGCAATTTTAGGCTTGTTAGTGGCAGGTTCTTTAGGCCGATTTTTAAAGAAAAAGCAAGCATCTATCTAA